A window of the Acidimicrobiales bacterium genome harbors these coding sequences:
- a CDS encoding M20/M25/M40 family metallo-hydrolase, translating into MPDMRRSDQLLDRTVDLLQHMIRNACVNNGHAESGQEIRNAELLEAYLTGGAGASRIDFEHFEPTPGRSSFVARLKGSDPNAKSLCLMGHTDVVPVNPDGWSRDPFGGELIDGEVWGRGAVDMLNLTSSMAVAFRELADSGFKPKGDLLYFAVADEESGSAHGARWVADHHPESIRCDYVLTENGGLHGGVGSDQTVGLTVGEKGVAWRRLRIDGVPGHGSMPFRKDNALVTAAAVIQRIADYRPPARFHELWRERVDTLPVPDEVRATMLDPDALDDLLAAMPDAGSASFLHSCVHTTFSTNVLDGGPDMKTNVIPDAIELQVDIRTLPGETPDEVQHHLDTALGDLADKVHVEVLMNDMASMSRIDTPLWNSVQKAVNKPFPSARLSPSLSVGFTDARVFRDLGAIAYGAGLMSPDLSAGDFSKRFHGNDERVDVESLRLTTELWLDVVGDLMA; encoded by the coding sequence ATGCCCGACATGCGACGCTCCGATCAGCTCCTTGACCGCACGGTCGACCTCCTCCAACACATGATCCGCAATGCGTGCGTGAACAACGGCCACGCCGAGTCGGGTCAGGAGATCCGAAACGCCGAGCTCCTCGAGGCGTACCTCACCGGCGGCGCCGGAGCGTCTCGCATCGACTTCGAACACTTCGAGCCGACACCCGGGCGTTCTTCGTTCGTCGCTCGGTTGAAGGGCTCCGACCCCAACGCCAAGAGCCTGTGTCTGATGGGCCACACCGACGTCGTCCCGGTCAACCCCGACGGCTGGAGTCGTGATCCGTTCGGCGGCGAGCTCATCGACGGCGAAGTATGGGGGAGGGGAGCGGTCGACATGCTGAACCTCACGTCGTCGATGGCGGTCGCCTTCCGAGAGCTCGCCGACTCGGGCTTCAAGCCGAAGGGCGACCTGCTCTACTTCGCCGTCGCCGACGAAGAATCGGGTAGCGCCCACGGCGCCCGCTGGGTGGCCGACCACCATCCCGAGTCGATTCGTTGCGACTACGTCCTCACCGAGAACGGTGGACTCCATGGCGGCGTCGGCAGCGACCAGACGGTCGGGCTCACGGTGGGGGAGAAGGGAGTGGCGTGGCGACGGCTCCGCATCGACGGTGTTCCCGGCCATGGCTCGATGCCGTTCCGCAAGGACAACGCACTGGTGACCGCGGCGGCGGTCATCCAACGGATCGCTGATTACCGACCGCCGGCCCGTTTCCACGAACTGTGGCGGGAACGGGTCGACACCCTGCCGGTGCCCGACGAGGTGCGGGCCACGATGCTCGATCCCGATGCCCTCGACGATCTCCTGGCGGCGATGCCCGACGCCGGCAGCGCCAGCTTTCTCCACTCGTGTGTGCACACCACGTTCTCGACCAACGTGCTCGACGGCGGTCCCGACATGAAGACCAACGTCATCCCCGATGCCATCGAGCTCCAGGTCGACATTCGTACGCTTCCCGGTGAGACACCCGACGAAGTCCAGCACCATCTCGACACCGCGCTCGGCGATCTCGCCGACAAGGTGCACGTCGAGGTGCTCATGAACGACATGGCATCGATGAGCCGTATCGACACACCTCTGTGGAACAGCGTGCAGAAGGCGGTCAACAAGCCGTTTCCGTCGGCTCGGCTCAGCCCGTCGCTGTCGGTCGGCTTCACCGACGCTCGTGTGTTCCGCGACCTCGGCGCGATTGCCTACGGTGCGGGCCTCATGAGTCCCGACCTGAGTGCGGGTGACTTCTCGAAGCGGTTCCACGGCAACGACGAACGGGTCGACGTCGAGTCGCTCCGGCTCACCACCGAGCTGTGGCTCGATGTCGTTGGCGACCTAATGGCGTAG
- a CDS encoding VOC family protein, with protein MAISRLNHAVLYVRDAEATAAFYSELLGFEVANAFPGGVFMRVAPDSPNDHDIAFFSIGAGAGPSTAGRASVGLYHLAWEVPTLRELLELRARLLEAGSLAGESDHGVSKSLYCKDPDGIEFELMWAVPVDRLTEADAVTTKAIDWDAAVQRFGLDTVSVTEIAAP; from the coding sequence ATGGCCATCTCTCGTCTCAACCACGCCGTGCTCTACGTTCGCGACGCCGAAGCCACCGCCGCGTTCTACTCCGAGCTCCTCGGCTTCGAAGTCGCCAACGCGTTTCCCGGCGGCGTCTTCATGCGGGTGGCCCCGGACTCACCGAACGATCACGACATCGCGTTCTTCTCGATCGGTGCCGGCGCGGGGCCGAGCACGGCAGGCCGGGCGTCGGTCGGGCTGTACCACCTGGCGTGGGAGGTCCCGACCCTGCGCGAGCTGCTCGAGCTGCGGGCCCGACTGCTCGAGGCGGGTTCGCTCGCGGGCGAGAGTGACCACGGTGTGTCGAAGAGCCTGTACTGCAAGGACCCCGACGGCATCGAGTTCGAGTTGATGTGGGCGGTGCCGGTCGACCGGTTGACCGAGGCCGACGCGGTCACCACCAAGGCGATCGACTGGGATGCCGCCGTGCAGCGCTTCGGCCTCGACACGGTGTCGGTCACCGAGATCGCCGCACCCTGA
- a CDS encoding M3 family oligoendopeptidase → MIEPSHTSATASSPTTADLPRWDVTTYFPGLESREFTTAEEQVGASIQRLTAVFDRHDVRGGDKALDATNPDPAAVAAFDEAIGELNRVTAELDLLDAYTYAFVSTDTTDAVAQSTMSRLMELSSTLSDLYTRFDAWLAALGADALINGSTEARSHEWPVRKAARRAERQMPEGEEQLASIMSLTGSSAWSQLYADVSSSITADVALPTGTESMPIFAIRGLAMEGDPAVRKAAYDAELGAWETNAIPIAAALNAIKGEQQKLARRRGWPTILDAQLFGQAVSRKTLDAMQSAMVDSFPDFRRYLKSKAQLLDDEGTGKGLPFWSLFAPVGATRTVAWDEAQSTVAEAFSSYSPQLQGLARRAFENAWIDAGPRAGKQGGAFCMPMGDGDSRVLLNFNASMPEVFTLAHELGHAYHNTTMTERTPIQRGTPSSLAETASIFCETILIEHGLATTTDAAQRLNLLDVDLQSSTQVIVDIHSRFLFESSVFEARANSTISISGLCDLMAAAQEATYGDGLDADQRHPWMWAAKPHYYGSLFYNWPYAFGFLFGLGLYARYRDDPDRFRTGYDDLLSSTGLAPANELATRFGIDVEDRAFWESSLDVVRSRIDDFSSLTEQA, encoded by the coding sequence ATGATCGAGCCGTCCCACACCAGCGCGACCGCCTCCAGCCCGACCACTGCCGACCTTCCCCGGTGGGACGTCACCACCTACTTCCCGGGGTTGGAGAGCCGCGAATTCACCACTGCCGAGGAACAGGTCGGGGCGTCGATCCAACGGCTGACCGCAGTGTTCGACCGTCACGACGTACGCGGCGGCGACAAGGCGCTCGACGCCACGAACCCCGACCCGGCGGCGGTTGCGGCCTTCGACGAGGCGATCGGCGAGCTCAACCGAGTCACCGCCGAACTCGATCTGCTCGATGCCTACACCTACGCCTTCGTCTCGACCGACACCACCGACGCCGTTGCCCAGTCGACCATGTCGCGCCTCATGGAGCTGTCGTCGACACTCTCCGACCTCTACACACGCTTCGACGCATGGCTGGCTGCGCTCGGTGCCGACGCCCTGATCAATGGGAGCACCGAGGCCCGGTCCCACGAGTGGCCGGTGCGCAAGGCGGCTCGCCGGGCCGAGCGGCAGATGCCCGAGGGCGAGGAGCAGCTGGCGTCGATCATGTCGCTCACCGGATCGTCAGCCTGGAGCCAGCTGTACGCCGATGTGAGTTCGTCGATCACCGCCGATGTCGCCCTCCCGACCGGCACCGAGTCGATGCCGATCTTCGCCATCCGCGGCCTCGCAATGGAGGGCGACCCGGCGGTCCGCAAGGCGGCCTACGACGCCGAACTCGGTGCGTGGGAGACCAACGCCATCCCGATCGCCGCCGCGCTGAACGCGATCAAGGGCGAGCAGCAAAAGCTGGCACGACGCCGTGGTTGGCCGACGATTCTCGATGCCCAGCTGTTCGGTCAGGCCGTGAGCCGCAAGACGCTCGATGCCATGCAATCGGCCATGGTCGACTCGTTCCCCGATTTTCGTCGCTACCTGAAGTCCAAGGCCCAACTGCTGGACGACGAGGGCACCGGGAAGGGACTGCCGTTCTGGAGCCTGTTCGCTCCCGTCGGCGCCACTCGCACGGTGGCGTGGGACGAGGCCCAGTCGACGGTCGCCGAGGCGTTCTCGTCATACTCGCCGCAACTGCAGGGCTTGGCCCGACGGGCCTTCGAGAACGCGTGGATCGACGCCGGACCTCGAGCCGGGAAGCAGGGCGGAGCGTTCTGCATGCCGATGGGCGACGGCGACTCGCGGGTTTTGCTGAACTTCAACGCCTCGATGCCCGAGGTGTTCACGCTCGCTCACGAACTCGGCCACGCCTACCACAACACCACGATGACCGAACGCACGCCGATCCAACGGGGCACCCCGTCGTCGTTGGCCGAAACGGCGTCGATCTTCTGCGAGACCATCCTCATCGAGCACGGCTTGGCCACCACCACCGACGCCGCCCAACGCCTCAACCTGCTCGACGTCGACTTGCAGAGCTCGACGCAGGTGATCGTCGACATCCACTCTCGGTTCCTGTTCGAGTCGTCGGTCTTCGAGGCCCGTGCCAACTCGACCATCTCGATCAGCGGCTTGTGCGATCTGATGGCAGCAGCACAAGAGGCAACGTATGGCGACGGGCTCGACGCCGATCAGCGCCATCCGTGGATGTGGGCCGCCAAGCCCCACTACTACGGCTCGCTGTTCTACAACTGGCCCTACGCCTTTGGCTTCCTCTTCGGACTCGGGTTGTACGCCCGCTACCGCGACGACCCCGACCGATTCCGCACCGGCTACGACGACCTGCTGTCGTCCACCGGTCTGGCACCGGCCAACGAGCTCGCCACTCGCTTCGGCATCGACGTCGAGGACCGGGCGTTCTGGGAGTCGAGTCTCGACGTGGTGCGGTCCCGCATCGACGACTTTTCGTCGCTGACGGAACAGGCCTGA
- the hisC gene encoding histidinol-phosphate transaminase, whose translation MIGRPRPNIAALPAYRPGKGAAQAEAEHGIVNAIKLASNETPWGPVPSVVAAVQAAATTTNRYADHRASELRAALAGWVGLDVERVTVGCGSVGLLQQLLLTYVDPGDEVLYPWRSFEVYPVYTALVGGVAVTTPLRDATFDLEAVVAAVTERTKLIILANPNNPTGTALPMSDIAALLDRVDPSIIVVLDEAYREFMSDELGNPVPDLIDRYDNLCVLRTFSKAQGLAALRVGYAMGHPEVIESIDKTLFPFAVNGLAQVAAMASIEAHDEVMERVSRIIAERDRVVAALQDAGWQIPKPEANFVYLDLGSRTDEVYLDLERSGVVTRPFSGEGIRVTISTPEENDRFLAALLGR comes from the coding sequence GTGATCGGAAGACCTCGCCCCAACATCGCAGCCCTTCCCGCCTATCGGCCCGGCAAGGGCGCCGCTCAGGCCGAGGCCGAGCACGGCATCGTCAACGCCATCAAGCTGGCGTCCAACGAGACCCCGTGGGGTCCGGTCCCCTCCGTCGTGGCTGCCGTGCAGGCAGCGGCCACCACCACGAACCGCTACGCCGACCACCGCGCCAGCGAGCTGCGGGCCGCCCTGGCTGGCTGGGTCGGGCTCGACGTCGAGCGGGTCACCGTCGGCTGCGGCTCGGTCGGGCTGCTGCAACAGCTGCTGCTCACCTATGTCGACCCCGGCGACGAAGTTCTCTACCCGTGGCGCTCGTTCGAGGTGTACCCCGTCTACACCGCACTGGTCGGCGGCGTGGCCGTCACGACCCCGCTCCGCGACGCTACGTTCGACCTCGAGGCCGTGGTAGCCGCCGTGACCGAGCGCACCAAGCTCATCATCCTCGCCAACCCCAACAATCCCACGGGCACGGCGCTCCCGATGAGCGACATCGCCGCGCTGCTCGACCGGGTCGATCCGAGCATCATCGTCGTGCTCGACGAGGCCTATCGCGAGTTCATGTCCGACGAGCTCGGCAACCCCGTGCCCGATCTCATCGACCGCTACGACAACCTGTGCGTGCTGCGGACCTTCTCGAAGGCGCAGGGGCTCGCGGCCCTTCGAGTCGGCTATGCCATGGGCCATCCCGAGGTGATCGAGTCGATCGACAAGACGCTCTTCCCCTTCGCCGTCAATGGCCTGGCACAGGTGGCCGCCATGGCGTCGATCGAGGCCCACGACGAGGTGATGGAACGAGTCAGTCGGATCATCGCCGAGCGTGATCGTGTGGTTGCCGCGCTGCAAGACGCCGGTTGGCAGATTCCCAAGCCCGAGGCGAACTTCGTCTATCTCGATCTCGGATCGCGCACCGACGAGGTCTACCTCGACCTCGAACGGTCCGGCGTCGTGACTCGCCCCTTCAGCGGCGAGGGGATCCGGGTCACCATCTCGACACCGGAAGAGAACGACCGCTTCCTCGCTGCGCTGCTCGGTCGCTGA
- a CDS encoding cyclic nucleotide-binding domain-containing protein: MTNASATLARIDLLSELSKTELRQIERLMTPIDIRAGREFITEGTPGREAFIILEGIASVRHNGRVIATVGPGEVLGEVAVVAGLRRSATVVAETDIVAEVLDRREFVALLDANPKLSQKILIAAIKRLHDLEPGLLG, from the coding sequence ATGACCAACGCCAGCGCAACGCTCGCCCGCATCGATCTGCTGTCCGAGCTGTCCAAGACCGAGCTCCGCCAGATCGAGCGGCTGATGACCCCGATCGACATCCGAGCCGGTCGCGAGTTCATCACCGAGGGAACCCCGGGGCGCGAGGCGTTCATCATCCTCGAAGGCATCGCGTCGGTTCGTCACAACGGCCGAGTGATCGCGACCGTCGGGCCCGGCGAAGTGCTCGGCGAGGTCGCCGTGGTCGCCGGCCTTCGTCGCAGCGCCACCGTGGTGGCCGAGACCGACATCGTCGCCGAGGTGCTCGACCGCCGAGAGTTCGTCGCCCTGCTCGATGCGAACCCGAAGCTGTCGCAGAAGATCCTCATCGCCGCGATCAAGCGATTGCACGACCTCGAGCCCGGCCTGCTCGGCTGA
- a CDS encoding alpha-hydroxy acid oxidase, with protein MGMINTFRSVVRFKQIETDPIERRLSGCADISDLRRIAKRRLPGGVFDYIDGGAEDELALRRNSSAFGDLEFVPRVLRDVSVIDTTTTLFGRPLPYPLVLSPTGFTRIAHSQGELSVARSAARRGLPYSLSTMGTRSIEEVARVSDGPKWFQVYTWKDRGLVKDLVDRAAAADYEALILTVDTAVLGRRERDVRRGYTLPPKIGLDTLVDGAIHPGWSLDFLRNDPITFANVASNNDASDGSSAVNLSEYINAQFDQALSWNDVEWLQSIWDGPIVLKGVQSVADATIAADLGVAAVALSNHGGRQLDSAPAPIDLVGPVAQAVGGRIEILADGGVRRGSDIVKAVALGATAAMIGRPYLYGLGAAGERGVDFVLDFFEAGMRQTMALIGATDVASLTPELVAYRRR; from the coding sequence ATGGGCATGATCAACACCTTCCGCTCGGTCGTTCGGTTCAAGCAGATCGAAACCGACCCGATCGAGCGCCGATTGTCGGGCTGCGCCGACATCAGTGACCTGCGGCGAATCGCCAAGCGACGCCTGCCCGGTGGAGTCTTCGACTACATCGACGGCGGCGCCGAGGACGAGCTGGCGCTGCGGCGCAACTCTTCAGCGTTCGGTGATCTCGAGTTCGTGCCCCGAGTGCTGCGTGACGTCTCGGTGATCGACACCACGACCACGCTGTTCGGTCGACCGCTGCCGTACCCGCTCGTGCTGTCGCCGACGGGGTTCACCCGCATCGCCCACTCCCAGGGCGAACTCTCCGTTGCCCGCTCGGCCGCACGACGGGGACTTCCCTACAGCCTGTCGACCATGGGGACCCGCTCGATCGAGGAGGTGGCGCGGGTCAGCGACGGACCGAAGTGGTTCCAGGTGTACACGTGGAAGGACCGTGGCCTGGTCAAGGACCTGGTCGACCGGGCCGCAGCAGCCGACTATGAGGCGCTGATCCTCACCGTCGACACCGCCGTGCTCGGGCGGCGCGAGCGCGACGTGCGTCGCGGCTACACGCTGCCGCCAAAGATCGGCCTCGACACCCTGGTCGACGGTGCGATCCATCCCGGTTGGTCGCTCGACTTCCTCCGCAACGATCCGATCACGTTTGCCAACGTGGCGAGCAACAACGACGCGAGCGACGGGTCGAGCGCAGTGAACCTGTCGGAATACATCAACGCCCAGTTCGATCAGGCGCTGTCGTGGAACGACGTCGAGTGGCTCCAGTCGATCTGGGACGGCCCCATCGTGTTGAAGGGCGTGCAGAGCGTCGCCGATGCCACCATCGCCGCCGATCTCGGCGTCGCCGCCGTGGCCTTGTCGAACCATGGTGGTCGCCAGCTCGACAGCGCACCAGCACCGATCGACCTGGTCGGTCCCGTCGCCCAGGCGGTCGGCGGGCGGATCGAGATCCTGGCCGACGGAGGTGTCCGGCGTGGCAGCGACATCGTCAAGGCGGTCGCCCTTGGTGCCACCGCCGCAATGATCGGTCGCCCGTACCTCTACGGGTTGGGCGCTGCGGGGGAGCGAGGCGTCGACTTCGTGCTCGACTTCTTCGAGGCCGGCATGCGCCAGACCATGGCGCTCATCGGTGCCACCGATGTGGCGTCGCTCACTCCGGAGCTGGTGGCGTACCGTCGGCGATGA
- a CDS encoding helix-turn-helix transcriptional regulator: MGAGNASSGDREAQRSQLGEFIRTQRRLAQLSQRELAKLTNLSDPYVSQIERGLHAPSVRVLRAIAGALDISAENMMAYAGLIDPDPRPDTQQTTESAIRADAHLTDDQKDALLAVYRSLIADGTPPAPE; this comes from the coding sequence ATGGGAGCCGGCAATGCATCCTCTGGTGATCGCGAGGCGCAACGGAGCCAGCTCGGCGAGTTCATCCGAACCCAACGCCGACTGGCTCAGTTGTCGCAGCGTGAACTGGCAAAGCTCACGAATCTGTCCGATCCCTACGTGAGCCAGATCGAACGGGGCCTCCACGCCCCGTCGGTCCGCGTTTTGCGGGCCATCGCCGGCGCGCTCGACATCAGCGCCGAGAACATGATGGCGTACGCCGGTCTGATCGATCCCGATCCGCGACCCGACACCCAGCAGACCACCGAGTCTGCGATCCGGGCCGATGCCCATCTCACCGACGACCAGAAAGACGCGCTGCTCGCGGTCTATCGGTCGCTCATCGCCGACGGTACGCCACCAGCTCCGGAGTGA
- the kynU gene encoding kynureninase yields MVPEQRSDEARSDRERALALDAADPLARFRDRFVIPQTNGVDEIYLVGNSLGLLSSDAREAVAHELDRWGQLGVRGHFDEPGAWWQSHLEVSALMAPIVGASAAEVTTMNSLTTNLHLLMVSFYEPTPERHKILIDDHAFPSDHFAVESQIRQRGFDPSTSLVTVAPRPGAHLIEHDDILAAIEEHGDELALVMWPGVQYYTGQVFDLPAIAAAARHVGAQVGFDLAHAAGNIELALHDWDVDFAAWCTYKYLNGGPGSIAGAFVHERHHGNPNLPRFLGWWGTKPETRFEMATTFESAAGASGWQVSCGSILSQATLIPQLQIVEEAGGMPALRAKAESLVAFLDRLLDDRFDGRIRQANPRGMAERGCQFALEVVAPGVDGRAVFEALEARGVACDWRYPNVIRVAPVPLYTRFVDLVDFVEILDELVTAAASG; encoded by the coding sequence ATGGTTCCCGAGCAGCGATCCGACGAAGCCCGCAGTGATCGAGAACGAGCGCTGGCACTCGATGCCGCCGATCCGCTCGCCCGTTTCCGGGATCGATTCGTCATTCCCCAGACCAACGGCGTCGACGAGATCTATCTGGTGGGCAATTCGCTCGGGTTGCTGAGTTCCGACGCTCGCGAAGCCGTCGCCCACGAACTGGATCGCTGGGGGCAGCTCGGGGTGCGCGGCCACTTCGACGAGCCGGGGGCCTGGTGGCAGAGCCACCTCGAGGTCAGCGCGCTGATGGCGCCCATCGTCGGAGCCTCGGCCGCCGAAGTGACCACCATGAACTCGCTCACCACCAACCTTCACCTGCTGATGGTGTCGTTCTACGAGCCGACGCCCGAGCGCCACAAGATCCTGATCGACGACCATGCGTTCCCTTCGGATCACTTCGCCGTCGAGTCACAGATCCGCCAACGAGGCTTCGATCCGTCCACCTCGCTGGTGACCGTTGCTCCGCGACCCGGCGCCCACCTGATCGAGCACGACGACATCCTGGCCGCGATCGAGGAACACGGCGACGAACTCGCTCTCGTGATGTGGCCCGGCGTGCAGTACTACACCGGGCAAGTCTTCGATCTTCCGGCCATCGCGGCCGCCGCCCGTCATGTCGGCGCCCAGGTGGGGTTCGACCTCGCCCATGCGGCAGGCAACATCGAGCTGGCGCTCCACGATTGGGATGTCGACTTCGCTGCCTGGTGCACCTACAAGTACCTCAACGGCGGGCCAGGATCGATCGCCGGCGCGTTCGTTCACGAACGACACCACGGCAACCCGAACCTGCCCCGCTTCCTCGGTTGGTGGGGAACCAAGCCTGAGACCCGTTTCGAGATGGCCACCACGTTCGAATCGGCTGCAGGAGCCAGCGGCTGGCAGGTGTCGTGCGGATCGATCCTGTCGCAGGCGACCCTCATCCCGCAGTTGCAGATCGTCGAGGAGGCCGGCGGGATGCCGGCGCTGCGAGCAAAGGCCGAGTCGCTGGTGGCGTTCCTCGACCGCTTGCTCGACGATCGCTTCGATGGGCGGATCCGTCAGGCGAACCCGCGAGGCATGGCCGAGCGAGGATGCCAGTTCGCGCTCGAGGTGGTTGCTCCAGGGGTCGACGGTCGAGCCGTCTTCGAAGCGCTGGAAGCCCGCGGCGTGGCGTGCGATTGGCGCTATCCGAACGTGATCCGCGTCGCCCCGGTCCCGCTCTATACCCGCTTCGTCGACCTCGTCGACTTCGTCGAGATTCTCGATGAACTCGTGACAGCGGCGGCGAGCGGCTGA
- a CDS encoding pyridoxamine 5'-phosphate oxidase family protein, with product MNTTPSDTTGAEAAAGQAVFERTGLEVLSQDECWRLAAGSTVGRLAVSIANQPDIFPINYAVDGKTIVITTDAGTKLAAALLGTAVAFEVDGLDADRHTGWSIVVHGRAEEVSGVEELLEAEDLGIKTWANRDKSRFVRIHPTEVTGRRIPGHD from the coding sequence ATGAACACCACCCCGTCAGACACGACCGGCGCCGAGGCAGCCGCGGGCCAGGCGGTCTTCGAGCGCACCGGCCTCGAGGTGTTGTCGCAGGACGAGTGCTGGCGGCTCGCCGCCGGTTCGACGGTCGGTCGCCTGGCGGTGTCGATTGCCAACCAACCCGACATCTTCCCCATCAACTATGCGGTCGACGGCAAGACCATCGTGATCACGACGGATGCGGGAACCAAGCTGGCTGCAGCGTTACTCGGAACGGCCGTTGCCTTCGAGGTCGACGGGCTCGATGCCGATCGCCACACCGGGTGGAGCATCGTGGTGCACGGCCGGGCCGAGGAAGTATCGGGGGTCGAGGAGCTCCTCGAGGCCGAGGACCTGGGCATCAAGACGTGGGCCAACCGAGACAAGAGTCGCTTCGTCCGCATCCACCCGACCGAGGTGACCGGCCGCCGCATTCCCGGCCACGACTGA
- a CDS encoding universal stress protein → MTTSQGAGETRYMVLGLDGSAGSTAALNWAIRHTDVFGKIKPVMTWLLPWWASGAGSPGAYTPPPTVELQLQAEDQLAVQLERVTSPDLLPPVVVHGRPGPTLVDISEHANLLVVGTRGRGALADTILGSVSTHVASHATCPVAIVPEHAPSDHMFNRIVVGIDGSASSLHALEWATRLADDATTIEVVHTWSPMPAGALDSSVSIIDDLLAQSQRLAEDTVAKAAAHLGIEAKRFDVRVEMGDARNILRDISKDADLLVVGARGHRGVAHLLLGSVATGLVHQPLVPTIVVPNHLDA, encoded by the coding sequence ATGACCACATCACAGGGTGCTGGCGAGACTCGCTACATGGTGCTCGGACTCGACGGTTCGGCCGGTTCCACGGCGGCGCTCAACTGGGCGATCCGTCACACCGACGTCTTCGGGAAGATCAAACCGGTCATGACCTGGCTGCTCCCCTGGTGGGCCAGCGGGGCCGGCTCTCCCGGCGCCTATACCCCGCCGCCGACGGTCGAGCTCCAGCTCCAAGCCGAAGACCAGCTCGCCGTGCAGCTCGAGCGGGTGACCTCGCCCGATCTCCTTCCACCGGTGGTGGTCCATGGCCGACCGGGCCCGACGCTGGTCGACATCAGTGAGCACGCCAACCTTCTCGTGGTGGGGACTCGAGGACGAGGAGCGCTCGCCGACACGATCCTCGGCTCGGTCAGCACCCATGTCGCATCGCACGCCACCTGCCCGGTGGCGATCGTTCCCGAGCACGCACCGTCCGACCACATGTTCAACCGCATCGTCGTCGGGATCGACGGCTCGGCGTCGTCGCTGCACGCACTCGAGTGGGCCACCCGCTTGGCCGACGACGCCACGACGATCGAGGTGGTGCACACCTGGAGCCCGATGCCTGCCGGCGCCCTTGATTCGTCGGTGTCGATCATCGATGACCTCCTGGCGCAATCGCAGCGCCTCGCCGAGGACACCGTGGCGAAGGCAGCGGCACACCTCGGGATCGAGGCAAAGCGCTTCGACGTCAGGGTCGAGATGGGTGATGCCCGCAACATCTTGCGTGACATCAGCAAGGACGCCGATCTGCTCGTGGTCGGCGCTCGCGGCCACCGCGGCGTCGCCCACCTCCTCCTCGGTTCGGTGGCTACCGGTCTGGTCCATCAACCACTCGTGCCGACGATCGTCGTCCCCAACCACCTCGACGCCTGA
- a CDS encoding LLM class flavin-dependent oxidoreductase, with translation MRIAIGVGSAYYDGSNWEEIVELVRQADKLGVDVAWSAEAWGMETIAPLAYLAAVTERIQLGTGIMQISARTPSMTAMTALAMARLTNDRFLLGLGVSGPQVVEGLHGVAFAKPLSRLKEYVEIVQMGLRGERLSYDGEHYVLPRPGGEGKALRLSMPPKPDLPIYLATLGPKSLEFTGEVASGWLGTSFIPEAAEVSFVHLRAGAERAGRSLSDLDLQVGGAFDIDDDIDAVIERHRPGLAFSLGAMGSATTNFYNNAYSRAGWADAAAEVQSLWVAGKKDEAIAAVPDEFVLASSLIGDEAMVRDRVRAHADAGITTLRVGLRGKTLSEQLDHLERAIALIRSADGD, from the coding sequence ATGCGGATCGCCATCGGTGTGGGAAGTGCGTACTACGACGGTTCCAACTGGGAGGAGATCGTCGAACTGGTTCGCCAGGCCGACAAGCTCGGCGTCGATGTCGCCTGGTCGGCCGAGGCCTGGGGGATGGAGACGATCGCCCCGCTGGCCTACCTGGCAGCCGTGACCGAGCGCATCCAGCTCGGCACCGGCATCATGCAGATCAGCGCCCGGACCCCGTCGATGACCGCCATGACCGCGCTGGCGATGGCCAGGTTGACCAACGACCGCTTCCTACTCGGCCTCGGCGTGAGCGGGCCGCAGGTGGTCGAAGGGCTCCACGGTGTGGCGTTCGCCAAACCGCTGTCACGGTTGAAGGAGTACGTCGAGATCGTCCAAATGGGGCTCCGAGGCGAGCGGCTGTCCTACGACGGCGAGCACTACGTCCTGCCTCGCCCCGGCGGCGAGGGAAAGGCGCTCCGCCTTTCGATGCCGCCGAAGCCAGACCTTCCGATCTATCTGGCAACGCTCGGACCCAAGTCGCTCGAGTTCACCGGCGAAGTGGCCAGCGGTTGGCTGGGTACCTCGTTCATTCCGGAAGCCGCCGAGGTCAGCTTCGTCCACCTGCGAGCCGGCGCCGAGCGTGCCGGGCGTTCGCTGTCCGACCTCGATCTCCAAGTCGGGGGAGCGTTCGACATCGACGACGACATCGATGCGGTGATCGAGCGGCATCGGCCCGGCCTCGCATTCTCGCTCGGCGCGATGGGATCGGCGACCACCAACTTCTACAACAACGCGTACTCCCGGGCTGGTTGGGCCGACGCCGCAGCCGAAGTGCAATCGCTGTGGGTGGCAGGCAAGAAGGACGAGGCGATCGCTGCGGTTCCCGACGAGTTCGTGTTGGCGTCGAGCCTGATCGGCGACGAGGCGATGGTCCGCGATCGGGTGCGAGCCCATGCCGACGCCGGCATCACGACGCTCCGAGTTGGCCTCCGCGGCAAGACGCTCAGCGAGCAACTCGACCACTTGGAGCGAGCCATCGCCCTCATCCGGAGCGCCGACGGTGACTGA